One Streptomyces lincolnensis genomic region harbors:
- a CDS encoding carbohydrate ABC transporter permease — protein sequence MNLLRAQVRRPWRLAAEASALLIAVVVAFPLYWMVLGAFKPAGEIESSEPRPWTLSPSLDSFRRVFEQQEFGRYFLNSVIVAVTVVIVSALIAFLAATAVTRFRFRFRTTLLIMFLVAQMVPVEALTIPLFFLMRDAGQLNTLGSLILPHIAFSLPFAIWMLRGFVKAVPEALEEAAYIDGASRARFLWQILFPLVFPGLVATSVFSFISAWNDFLFAKSFIISDTSQSTLPMALLVFFKPDEPDWGGVMAASTVMTIPVLIFFVLVQRRLVSGLGGAVKD from the coding sequence GTGAATCTTCTCCGTGCCCAGGTGCGGCGCCCGTGGCGGCTGGCCGCCGAGGCCTCGGCGCTGCTGATCGCGGTCGTCGTCGCCTTCCCCCTCTACTGGATGGTGCTCGGCGCCTTCAAACCGGCCGGGGAGATCGAGTCCTCCGAGCCGCGGCCGTGGACTCTGTCACCCTCCCTGGACTCCTTCCGACGCGTCTTCGAGCAGCAGGAATTCGGCCGTTACTTCCTCAACAGTGTGATCGTGGCGGTCACTGTCGTGATCGTCTCGGCGTTGATCGCGTTTCTCGCGGCGACCGCCGTGACGCGATTCCGGTTCCGCTTCCGGACCACCTTGCTGATCATGTTTCTGGTGGCCCAGATGGTGCCCGTGGAGGCCCTGACGATCCCCTTGTTCTTCCTCATGCGGGACGCCGGACAGCTGAACACGCTGGGCTCCCTGATCCTGCCCCACATCGCCTTCTCGCTGCCCTTCGCGATCTGGATGCTGCGGGGTTTCGTGAAAGCCGTCCCGGAGGCGCTGGAGGAGGCCGCGTACATCGACGGGGCGAGCCGGGCGCGATTCCTGTGGCAGATCCTTTTCCCGCTGGTCTTCCCCGGGTTGGTGGCCACCAGCGTGTTTTCCTTCATCTCCGCCTGGAACGACTTCCTGTTCGCCAAGTCGTTCATCATCAGCGACACCTCGCAGTCGACCCTGCCCATGGCCCTGCTGGTGTTCTTCAAACCGGACGAGCCGGACTGGGGCGGTGTGATGGCGGCCTCCACGGTGATGACGATTCCGGTGCTGATCTTCTTCGTACTCGTACAGCGACGACTGGTCTCGGGACTGGGCGGAGCGGTAAAGGACTGA
- a CDS encoding AAA family ATPase, with amino-acid sequence MNGVVLVTGVMAAGKSTVAQALAEQLPRAAHVRGDVFRRMIVSGRTEYGPGADGEAEDQLLLRYRLSATTADAYARAGFTAVVQDVVLGAHLTAYVELVRTRPLYVVVLAPRAETVAAREADRAKTGYDGAAWTVPALDEVLRASTPRIGLWLDTSELTVAETVEKILAGRERARVA; translated from the coding sequence GTGAACGGCGTTGTCCTGGTCACCGGAGTGATGGCGGCCGGCAAGTCGACGGTGGCGCAGGCGCTGGCGGAGCAACTGCCCAGGGCCGCACATGTGCGCGGTGACGTCTTCCGGCGGATGATCGTGTCGGGGCGCACGGAGTACGGCCCCGGTGCCGACGGCGAGGCCGAGGACCAACTCCTTTTGCGGTACCGGCTGTCGGCGACCACGGCGGACGCGTACGCGCGCGCCGGGTTCACGGCCGTCGTGCAGGACGTGGTGCTGGGCGCGCACCTGACGGCGTACGTCGAACTGGTCCGCACCCGCCCGCTGTACGTCGTGGTCCTGGCGCCGCGGGCCGAGACGGTGGCCGCCCGGGAGGCGGACCGGGCGAAGACGGGCTACGACGGGGCCGCCTGGACGGTTCCGGCACTGGACGAGGTCCTGCGTGCGTCGACCCCGCGGATCGGCCTCTGGCTGGACACCTCCGAACTGACCGTCGCGGAAACGGTGGAGAAGATCCTGGCGGGGAGGGAACGGGCGAGGGTGGCCTGA
- a CDS encoding carbohydrate ABC transporter permease, which yields MPVGRGWSRSSPRPWGGGGAPWIYLAPALVVLGGLLVYPIYQLGLISFFQYTQAQVSGGEPTTFRGLANYTELFGDPQFWQVLLATVVFAAACVVSTLAVGCASAVLLTRVRAVPRLALMMAALGAWATPAVTGSTVWLFLFDPDFGPVNRILGLGDHSWTYGRFSAFFLVLLEVVWCSFPFVMVTVYAGIRAVPGEVLEAAALDGASQWRIWRSVLAPMLRPILTVVTIQSVIWDFKIFTQIYVMTNGGGIAQQNLVLNVYAYQQAFASSQYSLGSAIGVVMLLILLAATLVYLRLLRRQGEEL from the coding sequence GTGCCGGTCGGCCGTGGCTGGTCGCGCAGTTCCCCGCGCCCCTGGGGTGGGGGTGGTGCCCCTTGGATTTATCTCGCGCCTGCTCTTGTCGTCCTTGGTGGGCTGCTCGTCTACCCCATCTACCAGCTCGGGTTGATCTCGTTCTTCCAGTACACGCAGGCCCAGGTCAGTGGCGGAGAACCCACCACCTTTCGGGGGCTCGCCAACTACACCGAGCTGTTCGGGGATCCGCAGTTCTGGCAGGTGCTGCTGGCGACCGTGGTGTTCGCGGCGGCGTGTGTGGTGTCGACGCTCGCCGTCGGGTGTGCGTCGGCCGTGCTGCTGACGCGGGTGCGGGCGGTACCGCGGCTGGCGTTGATGATGGCGGCGCTGGGGGCGTGGGCGACACCGGCGGTGACCGGATCGACGGTGTGGCTGTTTCTGTTCGACCCGGACTTCGGGCCGGTGAACAGGATCCTCGGCCTCGGTGACCACTCGTGGACGTACGGGCGGTTCAGCGCGTTCTTCCTCGTGCTGCTCGAAGTGGTGTGGTGCTCCTTCCCGTTCGTGATGGTGACGGTGTACGCCGGTATCCGCGCCGTCCCGGGCGAGGTGCTGGAGGCCGCCGCGCTGGACGGTGCCTCGCAGTGGCGGATCTGGCGGTCGGTGCTCGCGCCGATGCTGCGGCCGATCCTGACCGTCGTCACGATCCAGTCGGTGATCTGGGACTTCAAGATCTTCACGCAGATCTACGTCATGACCAACGGCGGCGGCATCGCCCAGCAGAACCTCGTCCTGAACGTCTACGCCTACCAACAGGCCTTCGCGTCCTCGCAGTACAGCCTCGGCTCGGCGATCGGCGTGGTGATGCTGCTGATCCTGCTCGCGGCCACGCTGGTGTACCTGCGGCTGCTGCGGCGCCAGGGGGAGGAACTGTGA
- a CDS encoding Arc family DNA-binding protein, which yields MNLRLRDDQQEALKLRAEEEGRSMHAIVLQAIDRYLEQEADRTTVRRLGAKYAAGHADLLRRLGE from the coding sequence ATGAATCTTCGTCTGCGTGACGACCAGCAGGAGGCGCTCAAGCTGCGTGCCGAGGAGGAGGGGCGCAGTATGCACGCCATAGTCCTTCAGGCGATCGACCGGTATCTGGAGCAGGAGGCCGACCGGACCACGGTTCGTCGCCTGGGGGCGAAGTACGCGGCGGGTCACGCCGATCTGCTGCGGAGGCTGGGGGAGTAG
- a CDS encoding xanthine dehydrogenase family protein molybdopterin-binding subunit, whose protein sequence is MSNEAATATTAAEAAPAPEPIPHGLGASLPAADARAKTEGTFPYAADLWAEGLLWAAVLRSPHPHARVVSIDTSHAREMPGVRAVVTHEDVPGDPVRGRGRSDRPVFASEVVRHHGEPLAAVAADHPDTARMAAAAVIVEYEVLDPVTDPEQAFEAEPLHPDGNLIRHIPLHHGDPEAAGDIVVEGLYRIGRQDPAPIGAEAGLAVPRPDGGVELYVASTDPHSDRDAAASCYGLEPERVKVVVTGVPGATADREDQGFQLPLGLLALKTGRPVKLTATREESFLGHAHRHPTLLRYRHHADSEGRLVKVEAQILLDAGAYGDASSESLAAAVSFACGPYVVPNAFIEGWAVRTNNPPSGHVRGEGAMQVCAAYEAQMDKLAKKLGLDPAELRLRNVMATGDVLPTGQTVTCPAPVAELLQAVRDFPLPPLPKDTPEEEWLLPGGLEGAGEPGAIRRGVGYGLGMVHMLGAEGADEVSTATVRVQDGVATVLCAAVETGQGFTTLARQIVQETLGIDEVHVAPVDTDQPPAGASCHGRHTWVSGGAVERAAKMVRTQLLQPLAHKFGMSTELLQITDGKITSYDGVLSTTVTEAMDGKELWATAQCRPHPTEPLDEAGQGDAFVGMAFCAIRAVVDVDIELGSVRVVELALAQDVGRVLNPAQLTARIEAGVTQGVGIALTENLRSARGVIRHPDLTGYALPTALDTPDIRIVKLVEERDVVAPFGAKAASAVPVVTSPAAIASAVRAATGRPVNRLPIRPQAAVVTAQ, encoded by the coding sequence GTGAGCAACGAAGCCGCCACCGCGACCACCGCCGCGGAGGCAGCCCCCGCCCCCGAGCCGATCCCGCACGGCCTCGGCGCGTCCCTGCCGGCCGCCGACGCCCGCGCCAAGACCGAGGGCACCTTCCCGTACGCGGCCGACCTGTGGGCCGAGGGCCTGCTGTGGGCGGCCGTCCTGCGCTCACCGCACCCGCACGCGCGCGTCGTGTCCATCGACACCTCCCACGCGCGCGAGATGCCCGGCGTACGAGCCGTCGTCACCCACGAGGACGTGCCCGGCGACCCGGTGCGCGGCCGCGGCAGATCCGACCGTCCGGTCTTCGCCTCCGAGGTCGTGCGCCACCACGGCGAGCCCCTCGCGGCCGTCGCAGCCGACCACCCCGACACCGCCCGCATGGCCGCCGCCGCCGTCATCGTCGAGTACGAGGTGCTCGACCCGGTGACCGACCCCGAGCAGGCCTTCGAGGCCGAGCCCCTGCACCCCGACGGCAACCTGATCCGGCACATCCCGCTGCACCACGGCGACCCGGAGGCGGCCGGCGACATCGTCGTCGAGGGCCTGTACCGCATCGGCCGCCAGGACCCCGCCCCCATCGGCGCGGAGGCCGGCCTCGCCGTGCCACGCCCCGACGGCGGGGTCGAGCTGTACGTCGCCTCCACCGACCCGCACAGCGACCGCGACGCGGCCGCCTCCTGCTACGGCCTGGAACCGGAGCGCGTGAAGGTGGTCGTCACCGGCGTCCCCGGCGCCACCGCCGACCGCGAGGACCAGGGCTTCCAGCTCCCGCTCGGCCTGCTGGCGTTGAAGACCGGACGCCCGGTCAAACTCACGGCTACGCGCGAGGAGTCCTTCCTCGGCCACGCGCACAGACACCCGACCCTGCTCCGGTACCGCCACCACGCCGACTCCGAGGGCCGGCTGGTGAAGGTGGAGGCGCAGATCCTGCTCGACGCGGGCGCCTACGGCGACGCCTCCTCGGAGTCGCTGGCCGCCGCCGTCTCCTTCGCCTGCGGTCCCTACGTCGTCCCGAACGCCTTCATCGAGGGCTGGGCCGTACGCACCAACAACCCGCCCTCGGGCCATGTGCGCGGCGAGGGCGCCATGCAGGTGTGCGCCGCCTACGAGGCGCAGATGGACAAGCTCGCCAAGAAGCTGGGCCTGGACCCCGCGGAACTGCGCCTGCGCAACGTCATGGCGACCGGCGACGTCCTGCCGACCGGCCAGACGGTGACCTGCCCCGCGCCGGTGGCGGAGTTGTTGCAGGCCGTCCGGGACTTCCCGCTGCCGCCGCTGCCGAAGGACACCCCCGAGGAGGAGTGGCTGCTGCCCGGCGGCCTCGAAGGCGCGGGCGAACCGGGCGCCATCCGCCGGGGCGTCGGCTACGGCCTCGGCATGGTGCACATGCTGGGCGCCGAGGGCGCCGACGAGGTCTCCACGGCGACCGTCCGGGTCCAGGACGGCGTGGCGACGGTGCTGTGCGCGGCCGTCGAGACCGGCCAGGGCTTCACCACACTGGCCCGGCAGATCGTCCAGGAGACACTCGGCATCGACGAGGTCCACGTGGCCCCCGTCGACACCGACCAGCCGCCGGCCGGCGCGAGCTGCCACGGCCGCCACACCTGGGTGTCCGGCGGCGCGGTCGAACGCGCGGCCAAGATGGTCCGTACGCAGCTCCTCCAGCCCCTGGCGCACAAGTTCGGCATGTCCACCGAGCTGCTCCAGATCACCGACGGCAAGATCACCTCGTACGACGGAGTCCTGTCGACCACCGTCACCGAGGCCATGGACGGCAAGGAACTGTGGGCGACCGCCCAGTGCCGCCCCCACCCGACCGAGCCCCTCGACGAGGCCGGCCAGGGCGACGCCTTCGTGGGCATGGCGTTCTGCGCGATCCGCGCGGTCGTCGACGTCGACATCGAACTGGGCTCCGTCCGGGTGGTCGAGCTCGCGCTCGCCCAGGACGTCGGCCGGGTGCTCAACCCGGCCCAGCTGACGGCCCGGATCGAGGCGGGCGTCACCCAGGGCGTGGGGATCGCGCTCACCGAGAACCTGCGCAGCGCGCGCGGGGTGATCCGCCATCCCGACCTCACCGGGTACGCGTTGCCCACGGCCCTCGACACCCCGGACATCCGGATCGTGAAACTGGTCGAGGAGCGTGACGTGGTCGCCCCCTTCGGAGCGAAGGCGGCCAGCGCGGTACCGGTGGTGACCTCCCCGGCGGCCATCGCCTCCGCGGTGCGCGCCGCCACGGGGCGGCCGGTGAACCGGCTGCCGATCAGGCCTCAGGCGGCGGTGGTGACGGCACAGTGA
- a CDS encoding FAD binding domain-containing protein encodes MTTHAPQAAQAVTLPTTLDEAVAALIAMPAAVPVAGGTDLMAAVNSGQLRPAALVGLGKISEIRGWQYQDGHALLGAGLTHARMGRPDFAALIPALAAAARAAGPPQIRNAGTLGGNIASAAPTGDALPVLAALEATLIIAGPGGARREMPVSHLLAGMEMLRAGELIGYVRVPLLHAPQVFLKATGRTGPGRAMASVALVLDPARRGVRCAVGAIAPMPLRPLEAEQWVARLIDWDNGRAIVPEALNAFGEYVSAACIPDMAPAEDGSVSQHPPAVLHLRRTVAALARRALGRALS; translated from the coding sequence TTGACCACGCACGCACCGCAGGCGGCGCAGGCCGTCACCCTGCCCACGACGCTGGACGAGGCGGTGGCGGCCCTCATCGCCATGCCCGCCGCGGTCCCCGTGGCGGGTGGCACCGACCTGATGGCCGCCGTCAACTCCGGACAGCTCAGGCCCGCCGCCCTGGTGGGCCTCGGCAAGATCAGCGAGATCCGCGGCTGGCAGTACCAGGACGGCCACGCCCTGCTCGGCGCCGGTCTCACCCACGCGCGGATGGGCCGCCCCGACTTCGCGGCCCTGATCCCGGCGCTCGCCGCCGCCGCGCGTGCCGCGGGCCCGCCGCAGATCCGCAACGCGGGCACCCTCGGCGGCAACATCGCCTCCGCGGCCCCCACCGGGGACGCGCTTCCCGTGCTGGCCGCCCTGGAGGCGACCCTGATCATCGCGGGCCCGGGCGGAGCCCGCCGCGAGATGCCCGTCTCGCACCTGCTGGCGGGCATGGAGATGCTGCGCGCCGGCGAACTCATCGGCTACGTGCGCGTGCCGCTGCTGCACGCCCCGCAGGTCTTCCTCAAGGCCACCGGCCGTACCGGCCCCGGCCGGGCCATGGCCTCGGTCGCCCTGGTCCTCGACCCCGCCCGGCGCGGAGTCAGGTGCGCCGTCGGCGCCATAGCGCCGATGCCGCTCAGGCCCCTGGAGGCCGAGCAGTGGGTCGCCCGGCTGATCGACTGGGACAACGGCCGCGCGATCGTCCCGGAGGCGCTGAACGCCTTCGGCGAGTACGTCTCCGCCGCCTGCATCCCCGACATGGCGCCGGCCGAGGACGGCTCCGTATCGCAGCATCCGCCCGCCGTACTGCACCTGCGGCGCACCGTCGCCGCACTGGCCCGACGAGCACTGGGGAGGGCGCTGTCGTGA
- a CDS encoding 2Fe-2S iron-sulfur cluster-binding protein, whose translation MTDDQHQEGTPRSPGRWDPLPQGDYDDGATAFVKLPEGGVDALLASADTPLAAPGHGYVPPQIASNQAGSAGTDPAGTGSWAMPAAPPAGSTQWPDPNAVPQGPGDDRFTYDPAATGHWNFEETTAADSAQAAPAPGHDVTGQWSIPVAGGDLPDESGEFTTSSLVEQWGGTPPATLPGGASAPWATEPTGQPWGQPPGTADQAPGADPAAGHGTGEPTGNGHGYGQPVGPGHDRPGGSEFAHGRPADGGPGPERSAEFDGVPGQEAAAFGGASGQEASVFGVMPPVAPPAERHPDERHSPDLPAADLHAPDRHAPQAPGPESYHREQPAPDAHAPVEPGPVGTEREQPGPHAPERPQAHAPEHPQPLPPEQPPAEARAEASAAAVVEASQAAHEAGEAMEAAEHPEAAAEGEETVVAAAEGAGEAGAEAEQAEPEADGAESADAAAPSMPGEEHPLASYVLRVNGVDRPVTDAWIGESLLYVLRERLGLAGAKDGCSQGECGACNVQVDGRLVASCLVPAVTAAGSEVRTVEGLAVDGQPSDVQRALARCGAVQCGFCVPGMAMTVHDLLEGNPAPTERETRQALCGNLCRCSGYRGVVDAVQEVVAEREAHSAAESETDGDAARIPHQAGPGAGGVNPSAFEPARPHDQAYGNGSGNGPGQDGGQA comes from the coding sequence GTGACCGACGACCAGCACCAGGAGGGCACGCCCCGCAGCCCGGGCCGCTGGGACCCGCTGCCCCAGGGCGACTACGACGACGGCGCCACCGCCTTCGTGAAACTTCCCGAAGGGGGCGTCGACGCCCTCCTGGCCAGCGCCGACACCCCGCTGGCCGCGCCCGGTCACGGGTACGTGCCACCGCAGATAGCGTCGAACCAGGCCGGCTCCGCGGGCACCGACCCGGCGGGCACGGGCTCCTGGGCGATGCCCGCCGCGCCCCCGGCCGGGAGCACCCAGTGGCCCGACCCGAACGCGGTGCCCCAGGGCCCCGGGGACGACCGGTTCACGTACGACCCGGCCGCCACCGGCCACTGGAACTTCGAGGAGACGACCGCGGCGGACTCCGCCCAGGCCGCTCCGGCCCCCGGCCACGACGTGACCGGACAGTGGTCCATCCCCGTCGCCGGAGGCGATCTCCCGGACGAATCGGGCGAGTTCACCACGTCGTCCCTGGTCGAGCAGTGGGGCGGCACCCCGCCGGCCACGCTCCCCGGCGGCGCGTCCGCCCCCTGGGCGACCGAGCCGACGGGCCAGCCGTGGGGGCAGCCGCCCGGCACGGCGGACCAGGCCCCGGGAGCAGACCCCGCGGCGGGCCACGGCACCGGTGAACCCACCGGCAACGGGCACGGCTACGGGCAGCCGGTCGGTCCGGGCCACGACCGGCCCGGCGGCTCCGAGTTCGCGCACGGACGGCCCGCGGACGGCGGGCCCGGGCCCGAGCGGTCGGCGGAATTCGACGGTGTGCCCGGCCAGGAGGCTGCGGCTTTCGGCGGCGCGTCCGGCCAGGAGGCTTCGGTCTTCGGTGTCATGCCGCCCGTCGCGCCCCCGGCGGAGCGGCACCCGGACGAGCGCCATTCCCCGGACCTGCCCGCCGCGGACCTGCACGCGCCGGACCGCCACGCGCCACAGGCCCCCGGGCCGGAGAGCTACCACCGGGAGCAGCCCGCGCCCGACGCCCACGCGCCCGTGGAGCCCGGCCCCGTCGGCACCGAGCGCGAGCAGCCCGGCCCGCACGCTCCCGAGCGGCCCCAGGCACACGCGCCCGAGCACCCTCAGCCGCTCCCACCCGAGCAGCCACCCGCCGAGGCCCGTGCCGAAGCGTCCGCCGCAGCCGTCGTAGAGGCCTCGCAGGCCGCTCACGAGGCCGGTGAGGCCATGGAGGCCGCCGAGCACCCCGAGGCCGCCGCGGAGGGCGAGGAGACCGTCGTAGCGGCCGCCGAGGGAGCCGGTGAGGCCGGCGCGGAGGCCGAGCAGGCGGAGCCGGAGGCCGACGGCGCGGAGTCCGCGGACGCCGCCGCGCCCTCGATGCCGGGCGAGGAACACCCCCTGGCCTCCTACGTCCTGCGGGTCAACGGCGTCGACCGGCCCGTCACCGACGCGTGGATCGGCGAGTCGCTGCTCTACGTGCTGCGCGAGCGGCTCGGCCTCGCGGGCGCCAAGGACGGCTGCTCGCAGGGCGAGTGCGGGGCCTGCAACGTCCAGGTCGACGGCCGGCTCGTGGCGTCCTGCCTGGTACCGGCCGTGACCGCGGCCGGCAGCGAGGTCCGTACCGTCGAGGGTCTGGCCGTCGACGGACAGCCCTCGGACGTGCAGCGGGCGCTCGCCCGGTGCGGGGCCGTGCAGTGCGGCTTCTGCGTGCCCGGCATGGCGATGACCGTGCACGACCTGCTGGAGGGCAACCCGGCGCCGACCGAGCGGGAGACCCGCCAGGCGCTGTGCGGCAACCTGTGCCGCTGCTCCGGCTACCGCGGAGTCGTGGACGCCGTCCAGGAGGTCGTCGCCGAACGCGAGGCGCACTCCGCGGCGGAGAGTGAGACGGACGGGGACGCGGCACGTATTCCGCATCAGGCGGGTCCTGGTGCGGGTGGCGTCAACCCGTCCGCGTTCGAACCGGCCCGACCGCATGACCAGGCGTACGGGAACGGGTCCGGCAACGGACCCGGACAGGACGGAGGCCAGGCGTGA
- a CDS encoding beta-N-acetylhexosaminidase, with amino-acid sequence MTELIPLPRGVLAGSGEVRLTAHSRLHAGTGTEGVGHWLRTALRQSTGLPLHEARELAEAEGDGIGLRLDPGLGPEEYRLVSGGDGVLIEGGSAAGVFWGAQTLRQLLGPDAYRRAPVDRDRTWAVPHVTVEDGPRFRWRGLMLDVSRHFMSKDGVLRYLDLMAAHKLNVFHFHLTDDQGWRIEIKRYPRLTEVGSWRARTKFGHRASPLWEEKPHGGFYTQDDIREIVAYAAERHITVVPEIDVPGHSQAAIAAYPELGNTDVIDTASLSVWDNWGVSLNVLAPTDNTLRFYEGVFEELLELFPSEFIHIGGDECAKEQWRESPTVQARIQELGLADEDALQSWFIGHFDKWLSARGRRLIGWDEILEGGLAEGAAVSSWRGYQGGIVAARAGHDVVMCPEQQVYLDHRQHAGPDEPVPIGYVRTLEDVYRFEPVPPELTPEEARHVLGAQANVWTEAMEDQGRVDYQTFPRLAAFAEVAWSGLPAPAERDFAGFERRMAAHYGRLDALGVGYRPPAGPLPWQRRPGVLGRPIEGAPPER; translated from the coding sequence ATGACCGAACTGATCCCGCTGCCCCGTGGCGTCCTCGCCGGTTCCGGCGAGGTGCGGCTGACCGCCCACTCCCGGCTCCACGCCGGTACCGGGACGGAGGGCGTCGGCCACTGGCTGCGCACCGCCCTCCGGCAGTCCACCGGCCTGCCCCTGCACGAGGCGCGAGAGCTCGCCGAGGCCGAGGGCGACGGCATCGGGCTCCGGCTCGACCCCGGACTCGGCCCCGAGGAGTACCGCCTCGTCAGTGGCGGCGACGGCGTCCTCATCGAGGGCGGCAGCGCGGCCGGCGTGTTCTGGGGTGCCCAGACACTGCGGCAGCTCCTCGGCCCCGACGCCTACCGCAGGGCCCCGGTCGACCGCGACCGCACCTGGGCCGTGCCGCACGTCACCGTCGAGGACGGCCCCCGATTCCGCTGGCGCGGCCTGATGCTCGACGTCTCACGCCACTTCATGTCCAAGGACGGCGTCCTGCGCTACCTGGATCTGATGGCGGCCCACAAACTCAACGTCTTCCACTTCCACTTGACGGACGACCAGGGCTGGCGGATCGAGATCAAGAGGTACCCCCGGCTCACCGAGGTGGGCTCCTGGCGGGCGCGCACGAAATTCGGCCACCGGGCCTCACCGCTGTGGGAGGAGAAGCCGCACGGTGGCTTCTACACCCAGGACGACATCCGGGAGATCGTCGCCTACGCCGCCGAGCGGCATATCACCGTCGTCCCCGAAATCGACGTACCCGGCCACTCGCAGGCCGCCATCGCCGCGTACCCGGAACTCGGCAACACCGATGTCATCGACACGGCCTCCCTCTCGGTCTGGGACAACTGGGGCGTCTCTCTGAACGTACTCGCCCCCACTGACAACACCCTGCGCTTCTACGAGGGGGTGTTCGAGGAACTGCTGGAGCTGTTCCCCTCCGAGTTCATTCACATCGGCGGCGACGAATGCGCCAAGGAGCAGTGGCGGGAGTCGCCCACCGTGCAGGCCCGCATCCAGGAACTCGGCCTCGCCGACGAGGACGCCCTGCAGTCGTGGTTCATCGGTCACTTCGACAAGTGGCTCTCCGCGCGCGGGCGCAGGCTCATCGGCTGGGACGAGATCCTGGAGGGCGGGCTCGCCGAGGGGGCGGCCGTCTCCTCGTGGCGCGGATACCAGGGCGGGATCGTCGCCGCGCGGGCCGGCCACGACGTGGTCATGTGCCCCGAGCAGCAGGTCTACTTGGACCACCGGCAGCACGCGGGCCCGGACGAGCCGGTTCCCATCGGCTACGTCCGCACCCTGGAGGACGTCTATCGGTTCGAGCCCGTTCCACCGGAGTTGACGCCCGAGGAGGCCCGGCACGTCCTCGGCGCGCAGGCCAACGTGTGGACCGAGGCGATGGAGGACCAGGGGCGCGTGGACTACCAGACCTTCCCCCGGCTCGCGGCCTTCGCCGAGGTGGCCTGGAGCGGCCTGCCCGCCCCGGCGGAGCGGGACTTCGCCGGCTTCGAGCGGCGGATGGCCGCGCACTACGGGCGACTTGACGCCCTGGGGGTCGGCTACCGGCCACCGGCGGGACCGTTGCCGTGGCAGCGGCGGCCCGGTGTGCTCGGCCGCCCGATCGAGGGGGCGCCCCCGGAAAGGTAG
- a CDS encoding MFS transporter, which produces MASLGPRDARVDDDAVPSVVGGREEGVLGREFRALSIGIVSVVLLIAFEATAVGTAMPVAARELDGVSLYAFAFSGYFTTSLFGMVLSGQWSDRRGPLGALTTGIAAFGAGLLLSGTAGAMWLFILGRAVQGLGGGLVIVALYVVVGRVYPERLRPAIMAAFAASWVVPSIVGPLASGAVTEHLGWRWVFVGIPVLVVFPLALALPQIRRRAAGAVDGSAGTASFDRRRIRLALGISLGAGLLQYAAQDLRWLSLIPGVAGAALLVPAVLGLLPRGTYRAARGLPSVVLLRGVAAGSFIAAESFVPLMLVTQRGLSPTLAGFSLAAGGGTWALGSWVQSRPRVEPYRERLMTLGMVLVAAAIAVAPSVLIDSVPAWTVAVAWAFGCFGMGLVISSTSVLLLHLSAPKEAGSNSAALQISDALSNVVLLAAGGAAFAALGGGAVSHAATGTSGSHPAAFAAVFLPMAGVALVGAWVTTRIRAST; this is translated from the coding sequence ATGGCCAGTCTGGGACCCCGTGATGCTCGTGTTGACGATGATGCCGTGCCGTCGGTGGTCGGTGGGCGTGAGGAGGGGGTGCTGGGGCGGGAGTTCCGGGCGCTGAGTATCGGGATCGTCTCCGTCGTGCTGCTCATCGCGTTCGAGGCGACGGCCGTGGGGACGGCGATGCCGGTGGCGGCGCGGGAGCTGGACGGGGTGTCGTTGTACGCGTTCGCGTTCTCGGGGTACTTCACGACGAGTCTGTTCGGGATGGTGCTGTCCGGGCAGTGGTCGGACCGACGGGGGCCGCTCGGGGCGTTGACGACGGGGATCGCGGCGTTCGGGGCCGGGTTGCTGTTGTCGGGGACCGCGGGGGCGATGTGGCTGTTCATCCTCGGGAGGGCCGTGCAGGGGCTCGGGGGCGGGCTGGTCATCGTTGCGTTGTACGTCGTGGTCGGGCGGGTGTATCCCGAGCGGCTGCGGCCGGCGATCATGGCGGCGTTCGCGGCGAGCTGGGTCGTGCCGTCGATCGTGGGGCCGCTCGCCTCGGGCGCGGTGACCGAGCATCTGGGGTGGCGGTGGGTGTTCGTCGGGATCCCGGTCCTGGTGGTCTTTCCACTGGCACTCGCGCTGCCGCAGATACGGCGCCGGGCGGCCGGGGCCGTCGACGGCTCCGCGGGCACGGCGTCCTTCGACCGGCGCCGTATCCGTCTCGCCCTCGGTATCTCGCTGGGTGCGGGCCTTCTCCAGTACGCCGCCCAGGACCTGCGGTGGCTGTCGCTGATACCCGGTGTCGCGGGCGCCGCCCTCCTCGTGCCGGCCGTGCTCGGGCTGCTTCCGCGCGGTACCTATCGGGCGGCGCGCGGACTGCCGTCCGTCGTGCTGCTGCGCGGTGTCGCCGCGGGCTCGTTCATCGCCGCCGAGTCCTTCGTACCGCTGATGCTGGTCACCCAGCGGGGGCTGTCGCCGACGCTGGCCGGGTTCTCGCTCGCGGCGGGCGGCGGGACGTGGGCGCTGGGGTCGTGGGTGCAGTCGCGGCCGCGGGTGGAGCCGTACCGGGAACGGCTGATGACGCTGGGCATGGTGCTGGTGGCCGCCGCGATCGCCGTCGCGCCGAGCGTGCTCATCGACTCCGTGCCGGCCTGGACCGTGGCCGTCGCCTGGGCCTTCGGCTGCTTCGGGATGGGCCTGGTGATCTCCTCCACCAGTGTGCTCCTGCTCCACCTCTCCGCCCCGAAGGAGGCCGGCAGCAACTCCGCCGCCCTCCAGATCTCCGACGCCCTCTCCAACGTGGTGCTGCTGGCGGCGGGTGGCGCGGCCTTCGCAGCGCTCGGCGGCGGAGCGGTGAGCCACGCGGCGACGGGGACGTCCGGCTCGCATCCAGCCGCGTTCGCCGCGGTGTTCCTGCCGATGGCGGGGGTGGCGTTGGTGGGGGCGTGGGTGACTACGCGGATACGGGCGTCCACCTGA